A single genomic interval of Pueribacillus theae harbors:
- a CDS encoding ABC transporter permease: MKHLIKLEFKKGALNGYLWGALLAYAGIAGLMVIIYFTSHNMAEDGFQNYEDALNAINTLVLATFIIYASVLISKLIINEFKDKTITLLFAYPINRKKLILAKLSIVFFWTFVNVVLANLLIDALFITINHSFGYVSGTLTTTLLVHHAIYVLLQAFGAAGMSLLALVLGLRKKSAAATVASSIFIVMIVCSSNGGFSLSSIIVIPLSLAVLGILITYLSFRNIDRVDVG, encoded by the coding sequence ATGAAGCATCTTATCAAGCTGGAGTTTAAGAAAGGCGCCCTTAACGGTTACCTATGGGGAGCCCTGCTTGCTTACGCGGGCATCGCCGGTCTTATGGTGATTATTTATTTTACCAGCCATAACATGGCGGAGGATGGATTTCAGAACTATGAGGATGCGCTGAATGCTATTAATACACTTGTACTGGCGACGTTTATCATTTACGCATCGGTGCTCATATCAAAGCTTATTATTAACGAATTCAAGGATAAGACCATCACCCTCTTATTCGCCTATCCAATAAACCGCAAGAAACTTATTCTTGCCAAACTGTCGATCGTATTCTTCTGGACATTCGTCAATGTCGTTTTAGCCAATCTGCTCATTGACGCCTTGTTTATCACGATTAATCATAGCTTTGGCTACGTGTCCGGCACTTTAACGACCACGTTGCTAGTTCATCATGCAATATATGTGTTGCTACAGGCCTTCGGAGCAGCCGGAATGAGCTTGTTGGCACTGGTGTTGGGCTTACGCAAGAAATCAGCGGCAGCCACTGTCGCGTCGTCCATTTTTATCGTAATGATCGTATGCTCGAGCAATGGAGGTTTTAGCCTAAGTTCTATTATTGTAATTCCTTTGTCCCTTGCTGTACTGGGCATACTCATTACTTATCTAAGCTTTCGGAATATTGATCGGGTGGATGTGGGGTGA